A single genomic interval of Arachis duranensis cultivar V14167 chromosome 7, aradu.V14167.gnm2.J7QH, whole genome shotgun sequence harbors:
- the LOC107496683 gene encoding stomatal closure-related actin-binding protein 1 has product MTRVTRDFGDTMQKEAVPAVSSDVVFTSSRFPNYRIGANNQIMETKEDPKVLSMKEVVARETAQLLEQQNRLSVRDLASKFERGLAAAAKLSEEARLREAASLEKHVLLKKLRDALESLKGRVAGRNKDDVEEAIAMVEALAVQLTQREGELLLEKAEVKKLASFLKQASEDAKRLVDEERAFARTEIENARAAVQRVEEALQEHERMSHASGNQDIEQLMKEVQEARRIKMLHQPSKVMDMEHELRALRAQLSEKTRHYLRLQKELARTKKGGESVPQFYELEGTETLGSYLEIQPCSDIVPEVSKCSIQWYRVSSDGTKKELISGATKSIYAPEPFDVGRILQVDIISDGQHITLSTTGPIDPAAGLGTYVEALVRKHDTEFNVVVTQINGSHHPTESIHVLHVGKMRIKLCKGKTTIAKEYYSSSMQLCGVRGGGNAVAQALFWQPKQGYSFVLAFESERERNAAIMLARRFAFDCNIMLAGPDDRAPLGT; this is encoded by the exons ATGACAAGGGTGACTCGAGATTTTGGTGATACAATGCAGAAAGAGGCAGTGCCTGCAGTATCCTCTGATGTGGTGTTTACTTCAAGTAGGTTCCCTAACTACAGAATTGGAGCCAATAATCAGATTATGGAGACGAAGGAAGACCCGAAAGTACTGTCTATGAAGGAGGTTGTTGCTCGTGAGACTGCCCAGCTGTTGGAACAGCAAAACCGTCTATCGGTTCGTGACCTTGCCAGTAAGTTTGAGAGGGGTTTAGCTGCTGCTGCTAAGTTGTCCGAAGAG GCTAGACTTAGAGAAGCAGCATCATTGGAAAAACATGTTCTTTTGAAGAAGCTTAGAGATGCACTTGAATCCTTAAAAGGGCGTGTGGCAGGCAGAAACAAGGATGATGTAGAGGAAGCTATTGCTATG GTTGAAGCTCTGGCAGTTCAGTTAACTCAGAGGGAAGGGGAACTATTACTAGAGAAGGCAGAGGTGAAGAAGCTGGCAAGTTTCCTTAAGCAG GCTTCTGAAGATGCTAAGAGACTTGTTGACGAGGAAAGAGCTTTTGCTCGTACTGAAATTGAGAATGCTAGAGCAGCAGTTCAGAGAGTTGAAGAGGCACTTCAAGAACATGAGAGAATGTCTCACGCTTCAGGGAACCAG GACATCGAACAATTAATGAAGGAGGTTCAAGAGGCTCGTAGAATCAAAATGCTACATCAACCAAGCAAG GTCATGGACATGGAACATGAACTTCGAGCATTGAGGGCTCAACTTTCGGAGAAGACTAGACATTATCTTCGACTTCAAAAGGAG CTGGCAAGGACAAAGAAAGGTGGGGAAAGTGTTCCACAATTTTATGAACTAGAAGGCACTGAGACATTAGGTTCTTATTTGGAAATTCAGCCTTGCTCCGATATTGTTCCTGAAGTTTCAAAATGTTCAATCCAGTGGTATCGTGTGTCGTCCGATGGCACCAAAAAAGAACTTATTTCAG GAGCAACTAAATCGATTTATGCCCCTGAACCTTTTGATGTTGGACGCATATTGCAAGTTGACATTATTTCCGATGGCCAGCACATCACACTATCAACCACCGGTCCAATAGATCCAG CTGCTGGTTTGGGAACCTATGTAGAGGCGCTTGTGCGAAAACATGATACTGAATTTAAT GTGGTCGTAACTCAGATTAATGGTTCACATCATCCAACCGAATCAATTCATGTACTTCATGTTGGAAAGATGAGGATTAAGCTATGCAAAGGAAAGACAACAATTGCTAAAGAATATTATTCAAGTTCAATGCAG CTTTGTGGAGTTCGAGGTGGTGGCAACGCCGTGGCCCAGGCGCTGTTTTGGCAGCCAAAGCAAGGGTACTCTTTTGTATTAGCTTTCGAATCCGAGAGAGAAAGAAATGCAGCTATCATGCTTGCAAGGAGGTTTGCATTTGACTGTAAT ATCATGCTTGCTGGACCAGATGACAGGGCTCCCTTAGGgacatga
- the LOC110273497 gene encoding cation/H(+) antiporter 4-like, which produces MEINQTIFKQVRVIESTQKSTIYEVCLHIPPKIVSDGIWANEKSGNFPLQSSLTLLEMQICVIFTLMHCFHFVLKRFGFPYFVSQVLVGFVLGPSLNIDWLNKYKMMVFPYGTEEVLGLISLVGYTFYMFLNSVQMDFSMITRSGMKPWAMAVAAVVGPLVICLSISFGTRTVWQEVAGPGETLNLVVITQAGCSFVVIASCLSELDILNSELGRIALTTALSSDFLTAIMNSLSIIFTKSQAEKYDAKKMASGLAVYFAIVVLVPLIGRPTMKWVAKNTPEGRPVRKIYTFAMVLSALIIGCFALEANLPIIFGIVMLGFVVPEGPPLGSELVKQFELINVWFFLPLFVTAAAMKVDLNKIGDDPAMAVATTAVILIVHLIKMLLCTIICIFCKIPTRDTICLGLILCCKGVVDFSVYLFLYESGTLNSSTVATLFVSALILGSTAYIGIKSLYDPSRKYAGYQKRDILHLKPNSDLRIVACIQKPYHVNMIKNMLYLCCPTTTSPLQVEILHLIELVGSATPIFISHQLQESVSRSHNYSGDIMLAFDLFKHENATVEVNTYTAVSPQRLMYEDICHLALDKVASLILLPFHIRWADDGSIDSTEESIRTLNNKVLEKSPCSVAILVNKGPCDIASKHIAMIFLGGSDDREALSLAKRAITELHYKLVVYHLVGTQNESSNWDIMLDEEVLQSVKGCYGTVDNVAYERILIEDPSQTQRFIQTIAVEHDYFIVGRRHGVKSSLTAALEKWTEFSELGAIGDLLASPDTNSKATILVVQQQKMPQPNS; this is translated from the exons ATGGAGATAAACCAAACAATTTTCAAGCAAGTGAGAGTGATAGAGTCAACACAGAAATCCACTATCTATGAAGTTTGTCTCCATATACCACCCAAAATAGTGTCCGACGGCATCTGGGCCAACGAAAAATCCGGCAACTTTCCTTTGCAGTCAAGTTTGACATTGTTAGAGATGCAAATTTGCGTTATTTTCACCCTCATGCATTGCTTTCATTTCGTTCTCAAGCGATTCGGGTTCCCCTATTTCGTTTCGCAGGTGTTG GTTGGCTTTGTTCTAGGCCCTTCATTGAATATAGATTGGTTGAACAAATACAAAATGATGGTGTTTCCTTATGGAACTGAAGAAGTATTGGGGCTAATTTCATTGGTTGGCTACACATTCTACATGTTTCTGAATTCTGTGCAAATGGATTTTAGCATGATAACAAGAAGTGGTATGAAACCTTGGGCAATGGCGGTTGCTGCAGTAGTTGGACCTCTAGTCATCTGTTTGAGCATATCTTTTGGAACAAGAACTGTCTGGCAAGAAGTCGCCGGACCCGGGGAAACATTGAATTTGGTCGTGATTACCCAAGCTGGCTGTTCCTTTGTTGTCATAGCTTCCTGCCTCTCTGAACTAGACATCTTGAACTCTGAACTCGGACGCATTGCGTTGACAACAGCGCTTTCCAGCGATTTCCTTACTGCCATAATGAATTCACTAAGCATTATCTTTACCAAGAGCCAAGCTGAAAAATATGATGCAAAAAAAATGGCTAGTGGCTTGGCAGTGTATTTTGCTATTGTAGTCCTAGTTCCTCTCATCGGCCGCCCTACAATGAAGTGGGTGGCCAAGAACACCCCGGAAGGAAGGCCGGTGAGGAAGATATACACCTTTGCCATGGTCCTCTCGGCTCTTATCATAGGGTGTTTTGCACTAGAAGCCAACCTACCCATCATATTTGGAATTGTGATGTTAGGATTCGTCGTGCCggaaggtcctccattaggatCTGAGCTAGTCAAGCAATTTGAGTTGATCAATGTATGGTTCTTTCTGCCACTCTTCGTGACTGCTGCCGCCATGAAGGTAGATCTTAACAAAATAGGGGATGACCCTGCTATGGCAGTGGCTACAACAGCAGTCATATTGATAGTCCATTTGATCAAGATGTTATTGTGCACAATAATTTGCATCTTTTGCAAGATACCAACAAGGGATACTATCTGCCTTGGTCTAATCTTATGCTGCAAAGGTGTTGTGGATTTTAGTGTCTACCTGTTTCTGTATGAATCAGGG ACATTGAATAGTTCAACAGTTGCTACACTGTTTGTATCTGCATTGATACTTGGAAGCACTGCATATATTGGTATCAAGTCCTTATATGACCCTTCAAGGAAATATGCAGGGTACCAAAAAAGAGACATTTTGCATTTGAAACCAAATTCAGATCTTAGGATTGTTGCATGCATCCAAAAACCATATCATGTGAATATGATCAAGAATATGTTGTATCTTTGTTGTCCAACAACAACTAGCCCTCTTCAGGTGGAAATACTGCACCTCATAGAGCTAGTTGGGAGTGCCACCCCCATCTTTATCTCACACCAGCTCCAAGAGTCAGTCAGCAGAAGTCACAACTACTCCGGCGATATCATGCTCGCCTTTGACCTCTTCAAGCATGAGAACGCCACAGTAGAAGTGAACACCTACACTGCCGTATCGCCACAGCGCCTCATGTACGAAGATATCTGCCATCTTGCCCTGGACAAGGTTGCATCCCTCATCCTCCTTCCGTTTCATATCAGATGGGCCGACGACGGTTCTATTGATTCAACCGAAGAGAGCATACGGACCCTGAACAACAAGGTACTTGAAAAATCACCATGCTCGGTTGCCATTCTTGTGAATAAAGGGCCTTGTGACATTGCATCAAAGCACATAGCCATGATCTTCTTGGGGGGTTCAGATGATAGAGAAGCATTGTCCCTTGCTAAAAGGGCAATCACAGAACTTCATTATAAATTGGTTGTGTACCATTTGGTTGGAACACAGAATGAGTCCAGCAATTGGGACATTATGCTTGATGAAGAGGTGCTACAGAGTGTGAAGGGGTGTTATGGAACTGTTGACAATGTTGCATATGAAAGAATATTAATTGAGGATCCTTCACAAACCCAAAGATTCATTCAGACTATAGCTGTTGAGCATGATTACTTCATAGTTGGGAGACGCCATGGTGTCAAATCATCTCTTACAGCAGCACTTGAAAAATGGACTGAGTTCTCAGAGTTAGGTGCAATTGGGGATTTGCTTGCATCACCAGATACCAATTCTAAAGCTACAATTTTAGTTGTGCAGCAACAGAAAATGCCACAGCCTAACTCATAG
- the LOC110273496 gene encoding glutathione S-transferase T3-like, whose translation MEPSYYSQIPHFPFSSIFNPSIGNVTPTSLPFPTQFCASRHNSSGVGGSSNPSSQTPIQSSPNSQYSDFANPRGLDAIDINDDDIEDWRQDSIQHWHWKEDEMLISAWLNISTDPIVGTDQKGKTFWSRIHSYCAEFCSDMTTGVVACKKRWYKINKAVAQFAGCYDQASRNIRSRSNADDIKELAYKLYSINYGKKFTFERYWNMLRLEQKWRSQLPTQSGGSKRTKVNATRAYSSSSNPETPLADEPGVDSPVRPQESKKSKRKGKEKAQMSEDLSERKSSIVKKLSLMEDIKNVREKELMDREKEREEEKEHRAKIMAIKEKELQIQAYVLIFIAYYWFMM comes from the exons ATGGAGCCCTCTTACT ATTCACAAATACCccattttccattttcatcCATATTTAACCCCTCTATCGGAAATGTTACTCCAACTTCCTTGCCGTTTCCAACTCAATTTTGTGCATCAAGACATAACTCATCTGGTGTTGGTGGCTCTTCTAACCCATCCTCTCAGACTCCTATACAATCTAGTCCAAATTCGCAATATTCAGATTTTGCCAACCCTCGTGGATTAGATGCTATCGAcatcaatgatgatgatattgaagaTTGGAGGCAAGATAGTATTCAACACTGGCATTGGAAAGAGGATGAGATGCTGATCAGTGCATGGTTAAATATTTCAACTGACCCTATAGTTGGTACTGATCAAAAGGGAAAAACATTTTGGAGTCGAATTCATAGCTACTGTGCAGAATTTTGCTCCGACATGACAACGGGGGTAGTTGCATGTAAGAAACGATGGTATAAGATCAACAAGGCTGTTGCACAATTTGCTGGTTGCTACGATCAAGCTAGTCGAAACATAAGGAGTCGTTCGAACGCTGATGATATAAAGGAGTTGGCTTATAAACTTTATTCCATAAATTATggtaaaaaatttacttttgaGAGATATTGGAACATGCTTCGGTTGGAGCAAAAATGGAGAAGCCAACTACCTACACAGAGTGGTGGCTCAAAGAGAACCAAGGTTAATGCAACTCGAGCATACTCATCCTCATCAAACCCAGAAACACCGTTGGCTGACGAACCCGGTGTGGACTCTCCCGTTCGCCCACAAgaatcaaagaagagcaagcgAAAAGGTAAGGAAAAAGCACAGATGTCTGAAGATTTGAGCGAAAGAAAATCATCGATTGTCAAAAAATtatctctcatggaagatatTAAGAATGTTAGAGAAAAGGAACTAATGGatagggaaaaagaaagagaagaggagaaggaaCATAGAGCAAAGATTATGGCAATCAAAGAGAAGGAGTTACAAATTCAAGCg tatgttcttatttttattgcGTATTACTGGTTTATGATgtag
- the LOC107496667 gene encoding uncharacterized protein LOC107496667 isoform X1, producing MSTSDKPEVVERGTKDEKHKDDDKEEGEKGGFIEKVKDFIHDIGEKIEGAIGFGKPSADVKAIHIPKINLHQADLVVDVLVKNPNPVPIPLIDINYLVESDGRKLVSGLIPDAGTIHAHGEETVKVPVTLIYDDIKQTYDDIQPGSIIPYRLKVDLIVDVPILGRLTLPLEKTGEIPIPYKPDIDLEKIHFDKFSFEETVATLHLKLENKNDFDLGLNTLDYEVWLGDVSIGAAELTKSAKIEKSGISYIDIPVTFRPKDFGSALWDMIRGKGTGYTMKGKINVDTPFGKMDLPISKEGGTTRLKKKKEDRDYDDDDDDDDEE from the exons ATGTCGACGTCTGACAAGCCGGAAGTAGTGGAAAGGGGTACTAAGGATGAGAAGCACAAAGATGATGATAAAGAGGAGGGTGAGAAGGGTGGATTTATTGAGAAGGTGAAGGATTTCATTCATGACATTGGTGAGAAGATTGAGGGGGCTATAGGGTTTGGGAAGCCAAGTGCAGATGTTAAAGCAATCCACATTCCCAAGATCAATCTTCACCAGGCAGACCTTGTTGTTGATGTGCTTGTAAAGAATCCTAATCCGGTGCCGATCCCTCTGATTGACATAAACTACTTGGTTGAGAGTGATGGAAGGAAGCTAGTGTCTGGATTGATACCGGATGCTGGCACAATTCATGCGCATGGAGAGGAGACTGTCAAGGTTCCGGTTACTTTGATTTATGATGACATTAAGCAAACATATGATGATATTCAACCGGGGAGCATCATTCCTTATAGGTTGAAGGTTGATCTCATTGTCGATGTTCCGATCTTGGGGAGGCTGACTCTACCTCTGGAGAAGACTGGAGAAATCCCCATACCTTACAAGCCAGATATTGATCTTGAGAAGATCCATTTTGATAAGTTCTCTTTCGAAGAGACAGTTGCAACTCTTCATTTGAAATTGGAAAACAAGAATGATTTCGACCTTGGCCTCAATACGCTTGATTATGAGGTTTGGCTTGGTGATGTCAGCATTGGAGCTGCTGAACTCACCAAGTCTGCGAAAATCGAGAAAAGTGGCATTAGTTACATTGATATTCCAGTTACCTTTAGGCCCAAGGATTTCGGCTCTGCATTGTGGGACATGATTAGAGGAAAAGGTACAGGTTACACCATGAAAGGGAAAATTAATGTTGACACTCCCTTTGGAAAAATGGACTTGCCCATCAGCAAAGAAGGCGGTACTACCCGtctcaagaagaagaaggaagatcgtgattatgatgatgatgatgacgatgacgACGAG GAGTGA
- the LOC107496667 gene encoding uncharacterized protein LOC107496667 isoform X2 — MSTSDKPEVVERGTKDEKHKDDDKEEGEKGGFIEKVKDFIHDIGEKIEGAIGFGKPSADVKAIHIPKINLHQADLVVDVLVKNPNPVPIPLIDINYLVESDGRKLVSGLIPDAGTIHAHGEETVKVPVTLIYDDIKQTYDDIQPGSIIPYRLKVDLIVDVPILGRLTLPLEKTGEIPIPYKPDIDLEKIHFDKFSFEETVATLHLKLENKNDFDLGLNTLDYEVWLGDVSIGAAELTKSAKIEKSGISYIDIPVTFRPKDFGSALWDMIRGKGTGYTMKGKINVDTPFGKMDLPISKEGGTTRLKKKKEDRDYDDDDDDDDE; from the exons ATGTCGACGTCTGACAAGCCGGAAGTAGTGGAAAGGGGTACTAAGGATGAGAAGCACAAAGATGATGATAAAGAGGAGGGTGAGAAGGGTGGATTTATTGAGAAGGTGAAGGATTTCATTCATGACATTGGTGAGAAGATTGAGGGGGCTATAGGGTTTGGGAAGCCAAGTGCAGATGTTAAAGCAATCCACATTCCCAAGATCAATCTTCACCAGGCAGACCTTGTTGTTGATGTGCTTGTAAAGAATCCTAATCCGGTGCCGATCCCTCTGATTGACATAAACTACTTGGTTGAGAGTGATGGAAGGAAGCTAGTGTCTGGATTGATACCGGATGCTGGCACAATTCATGCGCATGGAGAGGAGACTGTCAAGGTTCCGGTTACTTTGATTTATGATGACATTAAGCAAACATATGATGATATTCAACCGGGGAGCATCATTCCTTATAGGTTGAAGGTTGATCTCATTGTCGATGTTCCGATCTTGGGGAGGCTGACTCTACCTCTGGAGAAGACTGGAGAAATCCCCATACCTTACAAGCCAGATATTGATCTTGAGAAGATCCATTTTGATAAGTTCTCTTTCGAAGAGACAGTTGCAACTCTTCATTTGAAATTGGAAAACAAGAATGATTTCGACCTTGGCCTCAATACGCTTGATTATGAGGTTTGGCTTGGTGATGTCAGCATTGGAGCTGCTGAACTCACCAAGTCTGCGAAAATCGAGAAAAGTGGCATTAGTTACATTGATATTCCAGTTACCTTTAGGCCCAAGGATTTCGGCTCTGCATTGTGGGACATGATTAGAGGAAAAGGTACAGGTTACACCATGAAAGGGAAAATTAATGTTGACACTCCCTTTGGAAAAATGGACTTGCCCATCAGCAAAGAAGGCGGTACTACCCGtctcaagaagaagaaggaagatcgtgattatgatgatgatgatgacgatgacgACGAG TGA